From the genome of Blautia pseudococcoides, one region includes:
- a CDS encoding GNAT family N-acetyltransferase produces the protein MQESKSNISIRNAQPGEGEYLASIEAACFPAAEAASVEAIKERLAAFPEKFFAAETEGKLVGFVNGGVTDEPYLPDEMYHNVGLHNPNGSYQTVFGLNVLPRYRRQGIAEKLMNALIQSAKQEGKKGVILTCKDHMIHYYEKFGFVCHGRADSCHGNAVWNHMQLIF, from the coding sequence ATGCAGGAATCTAAATCAAATATATCCATAAGAAATGCACAGCCGGGGGAAGGTGAATATCTGGCCTCCATTGAGGCGGCCTGTTTCCCGGCAGCGGAAGCAGCCAGCGTGGAGGCCATAAAAGAGCGTCTGGCTGCATTTCCTGAAAAGTTTTTTGCTGCGGAAACAGAAGGAAAATTAGTGGGATTTGTCAATGGAGGCGTGACAGATGAACCATATCTGCCTGACGAGATGTATCACAATGTTGGTTTACATAATCCAAATGGCAGCTATCAGACCGTATTCGGCCTCAATGTTCTGCCCCGGTACAGAAGACAGGGCATCGCTGAGAAACTTATGAATGCATTGATACAGTCCGCAAAACAAGAGGGGAAAAAAGGAGTCATTTTGACCTGTAAGGACCACATGATCCATTACTATGAAAAATTTGGCTTTGTCTGCCACGGCAGAGCGGATTCCTGTCACGGAAATGCAGTCTGGAACCATATGCAGCTGATTTTTTAA
- a CDS encoding ABC transporter ATP-binding protein yields the protein MDAVIEIREVSKSFQGQSVLERCSLNLKKGEIYGLLGINGAGKTTLMKITGGFQQPDEGEVRIEGRDSWEYREKIQSRIGTLIETPIFYDHLSARENLEIHMAYMGQESDINGALEQVGLVRTGKKPVSRFSMGMKQRLGIARAMLHSPDCLLLDEPVNGLDPVGIQEVRDILLALAKKGTAMLVSSHILSEMEQLAHRVGILAQGKIVEEFSPSLMRKQYGENFENYVIDIMKRKQI from the coding sequence ATGGATGCAGTAATAGAAATAAGGGAAGTGTCTAAGAGTTTTCAGGGACAGAGTGTGCTGGAACGCTGCTCCCTGAATCTGAAGAAGGGTGAAATTTACGGCCTGTTGGGAATCAACGGAGCCGGAAAGACCACACTGATGAAAATAACCGGCGGTTTTCAGCAGCCGGACGAGGGAGAAGTGCGGATAGAAGGCAGAGACAGCTGGGAGTACAGAGAGAAGATCCAGAGCAGGATAGGCACTCTGATCGAGACGCCCATATTTTACGATCACTTGTCAGCCAGGGAGAATCTGGAGATCCATATGGCATACATGGGTCAGGAAAGTGATATTAACGGTGCCCTGGAGCAGGTAGGGCTGGTGCGGACAGGAAAAAAGCCGGTCTCCAGATTTTCCATGGGCATGAAGCAGCGGCTGGGGATTGCAAGGGCAATGCTCCATAGCCCGGATTGTCTGCTGCTGGACGAACCGGTCAATGGCCTTGACCCTGTGGGAATACAGGAAGTGAGAGATATTCTGCTGGCTTTGGCAAAGAAAGGTACAGCGATGCTGGTCTCCAGTCATATTCTGAGCGAAATGGAGCAGCTTGCCCACAGAGTGGGCATCCTGGCACAGGGAAAAATTGTGGAGGAGTTCTCCCCGTCTTTGATGAGAAAACAATACGGAGAAAATTTTGAAAATTACGTCATTGACATTATGAAGAGGAAACAGATATGA
- a CDS encoding barstar family protein translates to MKVVLDALCMDEKEKAHRYLKEKLELPDYCGGNLDALYDCLTDKEEMEIEVENRELAQDYFLRIWRVLLDASGENEGLQVIG, encoded by the coding sequence ATGAAGGTAGTCCTGGACGCATTATGTATGGACGAGAAGGAGAAAGCGCACAGATATCTGAAGGAAAAATTAGAACTTCCGGATTACTGCGGGGGTAATCTGGATGCATTGTATGACTGCCTTACAGATAAGGAAGAGATGGAGATAGAGGTGGAGAACCGGGAGCTGGCACAGGATTATTTTCTGCGGATATGGCGGGTCCTGCTGGATGCCTCCGGGGAGAATGAGGGTCTTCAAGTGATTGGCTAA
- a CDS encoding ribonuclease domain-containing protein, with protein sequence MIQNWKHKLKYICGVLVLLLCFLTGCTSTTDSMTGGTDKDTQQAAASLEESGSYTSKEDVAAYIHQFGQLPDNFITKKEAKKAGWVSSKGNLAEAAPGKSIGGDRFGNYEGNLPEKEGRQYYECDIDSDGSYRGAKRIVYSDDGLVYYTEDHYETFELLYGEENL encoded by the coding sequence ATGATTCAGAATTGGAAACATAAGTTAAAATATATCTGCGGCGTTCTGGTGCTGCTGCTCTGCTTTCTGACGGGATGTACCAGCACCACAGACAGTATGACAGGCGGGACGGACAAAGACACCCAGCAGGCAGCCGCTTCCCTTGAAGAATCGGGAAGCTATACCTCAAAAGAGGATGTGGCTGCTTACATTCACCAATTTGGACAACTTCCGGATAACTTTATCACGAAAAAGGAAGCAAAGAAGGCCGGATGGGTCAGCAGCAAAGGAAATCTGGCTGAGGCAGCACCGGGTAAGAGTATCGGGGGAGACCGGTTCGGCAACTATGAGGGAAACCTGCCGGAAAAAGAGGGACGGCAGTATTATGAATGCGATATTGACAGCGACGGAAGTTACCGGGGAGCAAAAAGGATCGTCTATTCAGATGACGGCCTCGTGTACTATACAGAGGACCACTACGAGACCTTTGAGCTTTTATACGGGGAGGAGAATCTATGA
- a CDS encoding bifunctional metallophosphatase/5'-nucleotidase translates to MTQKNIKHLTLLHSNDMHGDFLAEEIDNELVGGVSLLSGYVNQVRRDIPNTLYMIAGDMFRGSLIDTEFKGISTIEIMNVLGPDIVSLGNHELDYGIAHLLFLERCCKFPIVNANIYIRPTGMRLFRSHKILQVDGMKILVMGLLTEDIMSKAKSDMLLGTFVDLTDAAREVGIICNSYKNVDIDFTILLTHIGFAEDLKLAEQLDPRWGVDVIIGGHSHTYLDAPAEVNNILIVQAGIGTDQIGRFEIEVNTDTNSVESYTWETVPIDDAHCERNEELEHLIYDFKKVTDEKYGAVLASMVRKATHPSRYQSTSAGNLFCDALKKQFGLDIVMLGSGSLRAEEIGPIITVGDLLNMYPYDETLVRIELTGKELKRGILHAMKKSFRAKDNDSEYYQFSKGIHIVYSTGSQVLTEARFNGKEIQDDAVFAVGLELFHYNNIDSFLGLDREAMEGRKQAKTVTGNIRTAIEEYFREHNALRPVYEKRTETTD, encoded by the coding sequence ATGACACAAAAGAATATAAAACATCTGACACTTCTGCATTCCAATGACATGCACGGTGATTTCCTTGCAGAGGAAATTGATAATGAACTGGTGGGAGGCGTCTCTCTTTTATCAGGTTATGTCAACCAAGTGAGAAGAGACATTCCCAATACCTTATACATGATCGCAGGAGATATGTTCAGGGGTTCTCTCATAGATACTGAATTCAAGGGAATCTCCACAATAGAAATCATGAATGTCCTGGGACCTGATATTGTCTCCCTGGGAAATCACGAACTGGATTACGGCATTGCGCATCTGTTGTTTTTGGAGCGCTGCTGTAAATTCCCCATCGTAAATGCAAATATCTACATCAGGCCAACAGGTATGCGTTTGTTCCGGTCCCACAAAATCCTTCAAGTGGATGGTATGAAAATCCTTGTTATGGGCCTTTTGACGGAAGACATTATGAGTAAGGCAAAATCAGACATGCTCCTTGGAACCTTTGTGGATTTGACCGATGCAGCCAGGGAAGTGGGCATTATCTGCAACAGTTATAAAAACGTGGATATTGATTTTACCATACTCCTCACACACATTGGATTTGCGGAAGATTTAAAGCTTGCCGAACAGCTTGACCCCAGATGGGGTGTGGATGTTATCATCGGCGGTCACAGCCACACCTATCTGGACGCGCCCGCAGAGGTGAATAACATCCTTATTGTACAGGCCGGGATCGGAACTGACCAGATCGGACGTTTTGAGATAGAGGTAAACACGGATACCAATTCCGTTGAGAGCTACACATGGGAAACGGTTCCTATTGATGACGCGCACTGTGAAAGAAATGAGGAACTGGAACACCTGATCTATGACTTTAAAAAAGTAACGGATGAAAAATACGGAGCGGTCCTGGCCAGCATGGTGCGAAAAGCCACCCATCCCAGCCGCTATCAATCCACAAGCGCAGGGAATCTGTTCTGTGATGCGCTGAAAAAACAGTTTGGACTGGATATCGTCATGCTTGGTTCCGGAAGCCTCAGGGCGGAGGAAATAGGACCCATTATCACGGTGGGGGATTTGCTGAATATGTATCCCTATGATGAGACACTGGTCCGTATTGAATTGACAGGAAAAGAACTGAAGAGAGGAATTCTCCATGCCATGAAGAAAAGCTTCCGTGCTAAGGACAACGATTCCGAATATTATCAGTTCAGCAAAGGCATCCATATTGTATATTCCACAGGCAGCCAGGTATTGACAGAAGCACGGTTTAACGGAAAAGAAATACAGGATGATGCCGTATTTGCCGTGGGCCTGGAACTGTTCCACTACAATAATATAGACAGTTTCCTGGGGCTTGACCGGGAGGCCATGGAGGGGCGGAAGCAGGCGAAGACTGTGACGGGAAATATCCGAACTGCTATTGAGGAATATTTTAGAGAACATAATGCTCTGCGGCCTGTTTATGAAAAAAGAACAGAAACAACAGATTAA
- a CDS encoding nucleotide pyrophosphohydrolase: MDNNTTVTDLKMRVFDFCEERHWNKSHNPKDLSIGISTEANELMDLFRFKSNDQMKEMMKDEKKRERIGEELADTLIFSLRFAEMYSFDIDEIIRDKMIKNAVKYPKPGK; this comes from the coding sequence ATGGATAACAATACAACCGTGACAGACTTAAAAATGAGGGTATTTGATTTTTGCGAAGAGAGGCACTGGAATAAATCCCATAATCCTAAGGATTTGTCCATCGGCATTTCCACAGAGGCCAATGAACTGATGGATTTGTTCCGGTTTAAATCCAATGACCAGATGAAGGAAATGATGAAAGATGAGAAAAAGAGAGAACGCATTGGGGAGGAGCTGGCAGATACGCTGATTTTTTCACTGCGCTTTGCCGAGATGTATTCTTTTGATATTGATGAGATCATCCGCGATAAGATGATAAAAAATGCGGTGAAGTATCCGAAGCCCGGAAAATAA
- a CDS encoding ABC transporter permease, whose translation MKLIKLELRRTDFKGYLLAAVGIAVFCLIMTFAFPLLPKLEEGSVTKDDALLFATWKGVLLPVSGLIMSCFAVLGGAMAARLVVTEYTGKNALLLFSYPVKRKSVLKAKCTLLWGFIFTATLLCETLCFLVVGMAANLFHFMPETFGITEIGRVLAAGVVLGVMAASIGQISMRIGFWKKSLVASVVTSVILICPVTNLFMLGADRGLWIMIGIMTVTLAAGLGCYVGLTNKIENMEV comes from the coding sequence ATGAAGCTGATAAAGCTGGAATTAAGAAGAACGGACTTTAAGGGCTATCTGCTGGCAGCAGTGGGGATCGCTGTGTTTTGTCTGATCATGACCTTTGCCTTTCCGCTGCTTCCCAAACTGGAGGAGGGAAGTGTGACCAAAGACGATGCGCTGCTGTTTGCCACCTGGAAAGGGGTGCTGCTGCCCGTTTCCGGACTGATCATGTCCTGTTTTGCGGTCCTGGGCGGCGCTATGGCAGCCAGGCTGGTGGTGACAGAATATACAGGGAAAAATGCGCTTCTGCTCTTCTCTTACCCTGTGAAAAGAAAATCGGTCCTGAAGGCAAAATGTACCCTGCTGTGGGGCTTTATATTTACAGCTACGTTACTCTGTGAGACACTGTGCTTTCTTGTGGTGGGTATGGCGGCCAATCTGTTTCATTTCATGCCCGAAACCTTTGGCATAACGGAGATAGGGAGGGTGCTGGCAGCAGGTGTGGTACTGGGCGTGATGGCAGCCTCTATAGGACAGATTTCCATGCGTATTGGTTTTTGGAAAAAATCACTGGTGGCTTCTGTGGTAACTTCCGTTATCCTCATATGCCCGGTGACAAACCTTTTCATGCTGGGAGCGGACAGGGGGCTTTGGATCATGATTGGGATCATGACGGTTACCCTGGCCGCAGGTCTGGGATGTTATGTGGGACTTACAAACAAAATAGAGAATATGGAGGTATAA
- a CDS encoding MFS transporter, translated as MKKNGFSRDFMLVVMGQIISLFGNAVVRFALPLHLLNISQSPTLYGMVSALAFLPLLIMSPLGGVIADRVNKRNIMVVLDFSTAGIILLFLLLSGQVNLVALILAALILLYSISGLYQPSVQASMPFLVPEEKLVQANAVINTVSSLAGLLGPVLGGIFYSMKGIHVVLAISMVCFFLSAVMEIFIRIPFTKRETNMGAFRIIFGDLKESVHFIAKSQKVIGKATVIIAFVNLFISSLLIIGLPVLCTQVLEFQKADPNQMYGYLSGIMAFGGIAGGIAAGILGGKIKIGDTWKLIVAVALLMFPMGGILYSSVPDMGKYLVLAAGAFLIMLCATLFTVQTMSFVQMKTPGHLIGKVISWVMAIATCSQPLGQAVYGVVFEQARGLEWAIFMTAGIASIFVGLYLRKIWISEGILDSGTEAVSGAYK; from the coding sequence ATGAAGAAAAACGGTTTTTCAAGAGATTTTATGCTGGTAGTTATGGGACAGATCATCTCTCTGTTTGGGAATGCGGTGGTCAGGTTTGCCCTTCCTCTGCATCTGCTTAACATTTCCCAGTCTCCTACCCTGTATGGGATGGTGTCAGCGCTGGCATTTTTGCCGCTGCTTATCATGTCACCCCTTGGAGGTGTGATCGCGGACCGGGTGAATAAAAGAAACATCATGGTAGTGCTGGATTTTTCCACTGCCGGAATTATCCTGCTGTTTCTTCTGTTGTCAGGACAGGTGAACCTTGTGGCGCTGATCCTTGCGGCACTGATCCTGCTTTATAGTATTTCCGGTCTTTATCAGCCGTCTGTGCAGGCCAGTATGCCGTTTTTGGTGCCTGAGGAGAAACTGGTGCAGGCCAATGCCGTTATCAACACAGTATCTTCCCTGGCCGGACTTTTAGGACCTGTGCTGGGCGGCATCTTTTACAGTATGAAGGGGATCCATGTGGTGCTTGCCATCAGTATGGTGTGTTTCTTCCTCTCGGCTGTGATGGAAATCTTTATCAGAATTCCATTTACGAAAAGAGAGACCAATATGGGAGCTTTCCGCATTATTTTCGGAGACTTAAAGGAGAGCGTACATTTTATTGCAAAGAGCCAGAAGGTGATTGGCAAAGCCACTGTTATTATAGCGTTTGTGAATTTATTCATATCCTCCCTGCTGATCATCGGGCTTCCGGTCCTCTGTACCCAGGTACTTGAATTCCAAAAGGCTGATCCGAACCAGATGTACGGATATCTGTCAGGAATCATGGCTTTCGGCGGAATTGCAGGTGGAATTGCCGCAGGAATTCTGGGAGGTAAGATCAAGATTGGAGATACCTGGAAGCTGATCGTGGCTGTGGCCCTGCTCATGTTCCCCATGGGCGGAATTCTGTATTCATCGGTTCCTGATATGGGAAAATATTTGGTACTGGCCGCGGGAGCATTTTTGATCATGCTGTGTGCAACTTTATTTACGGTACAGACAATGTCTTTTGTGCAGATGAAAACGCCGGGACATTTGATCGGAAAAGTGATCTCCTGGGTTATGGCCATCGCCACCTGTTCCCAGCCTCTGGGGCAGGCTGTGTACGGTGTTGTGTTTGAGCAGGCCAGAGGTCTGGAATGGGCAATCTTTATGACAGCAGGCATTGCCAGTATTTTCGTGGGTCTGTATCTGAGAAAAATATGGATCTCGGAGGGGATACTGGACAGCGGAACAGAGGCCGTGTCCGGTGCATATAAATAA
- a CDS encoding alpha/beta fold hydrolase translates to MFYVRSNDGTRIAVYEFNKECSKTVFLVHGWPLSHEIYEYQIELLTKCGYHVVAIDLRGFGESDAPACGYGYDQMAADIYHVVKSMGLKKFILTGFSMGGAIVLRYMRLFCGYGVDKLILLAAAAPSWTQRKGYPYGLTRKYVDGLISLAETDRPQLAYNFSHEQLFATPHREPVKQWFQDISLSATGIATVRTAISLRDEDGRSDLACVHVPTWIIHGGKDVVVSNDLARIQKEGIPCSQLVTLENSGHGIMYDELALFNKIFLRAVRTNPQAR, encoded by the coding sequence ATGTTCTATGTAAGATCTAACGACGGCACCAGGATCGCTGTCTATGAGTTCAACAAGGAGTGCTCCAAGACCGTGTTTCTGGTCCACGGGTGGCCGCTCTCACATGAGATTTATGAGTACCAGATCGAACTGCTGACAAAATGCGGATACCATGTGGTGGCGATTGACCTGAGAGGTTTTGGTGAATCCGATGCGCCGGCCTGCGGTTATGGATATGACCAGATGGCAGCAGATATTTATCATGTGGTGAAATCCATGGGATTGAAAAAATTCATTCTCACAGGTTTTTCCATGGGAGGAGCCATTGTGCTGCGTTATATGCGGCTGTTTTGCGGCTACGGGGTGGATAAGCTGATTCTTCTTGCCGCCGCTGCCCCATCCTGGACACAGCGGAAAGGCTATCCATACGGACTTACCAGAAAATATGTGGATGGCCTGATTTCCCTGGCTGAGACGGACAGACCGCAGTTGGCTTATAACTTCAGCCATGAGCAGCTTTTTGCCACACCCCACCGGGAGCCGGTAAAACAGTGGTTCCAGGATATATCCCTCTCCGCTACCGGCATTGCTACAGTCAGAACAGCGATCTCGCTCAGGGACGAGGACGGGCGCAGTGACCTGGCCTGTGTTCATGTTCCCACATGGATCATCCACGGAGGGAAAGACGTGGTAGTGTCCAATGACCTGGCCCGTATCCAGAAGGAGGGAATTCCCTGTTCCCAGCTTGTGACCTTGGAGAACAGCGGGCATGGAATCATGTATGATGAGCTGGCCCTCTTTAATAAAATATTTCTCCGGGCAGTCAGAACAAACCCGCAGGCCCGTTGA
- a CDS encoding HAD family hydrolase, with translation MEIRCIALDLDRTTLDGDGYLPEENRLVLEGIMEKGVQVVAASGRALSTFPEAIRKMKGIRYAITSNGAAVYDLSAGKCLKQYKMTEDSVHRILNLTKNFPVTFEAFVDGEAYAPRAYVEDPIQFGADVRAVPYIRGTRKPVEDIWDFICAHGSVLDGMDVIISDPELKSRLWQMLDGEAEDVYITSSVPQLLEISYKDAGKHTGAAFLLDHLGLRQEELAAFGDGDNDAELLAFAGIGIAVENASPKCKEAADHITLSNEACGVAYGIRNILKL, from the coding sequence ATGGAAATCAGATGTATTGCTCTTGACCTTGACAGGACAACACTGGACGGGGATGGATATCTGCCGGAGGAAAACAGGCTGGTGCTGGAGGGGATCATGGAAAAGGGCGTGCAGGTGGTGGCAGCCAGCGGAAGAGCCCTCTCCACTTTCCCTGAAGCCATCAGAAAAATGAAGGGGATCCGGTACGCCATCACATCAAACGGAGCGGCTGTATATGATCTTTCCGCAGGAAAGTGTCTGAAACAGTATAAGATGACAGAGGACTCCGTGCATCGGATCCTAAATCTGACAAAAAACTTTCCTGTGACCTTTGAGGCCTTTGTGGATGGGGAGGCATATGCGCCCAGGGCGTATGTGGAGGATCCCATACAGTTTGGTGCCGATGTCAGGGCAGTCCCCTATATCCGGGGAACCAGAAAACCGGTGGAGGATATTTGGGACTTTATCTGCGCCCATGGGTCTGTACTGGATGGCATGGATGTGATCATAAGTGATCCGGAACTGAAGTCCAGGCTGTGGCAGATGCTGGATGGGGAGGCAGAGGATGTGTATATCACGTCATCCGTCCCGCAGCTCCTGGAGATTTCCTATAAAGATGCAGGAAAGCACACGGGAGCTGCCTTTTTGCTGGATCACCTTGGACTGCGGCAGGAAGAACTTGCGGCTTTCGGGGATGGGGATAACGATGCCGAGCTCCTGGCATTTGCGGGAATTGGAATTGCAGTGGAGAACGCATCCCCAAAATGTAAAGAGGCCGCGGATCATATTACCCTGTCCAATGAAGCCTGCGGCGTTGCATATGGCATCAGAAATATACTTAAACTATAA
- a CDS encoding TetR/AcrR family transcriptional regulator: MARNKYPEETVNLILETAGRLFVEKGYERTSIQDIVDHLGGLSKGAIYHHFKSKEEILSAVTDRMTEGSEVLLRRIRDDKTLTGKEKLKKLFFESLNRPEQKDMFRSAPRLGDNPQLLSMVMRETIDITAPQYLTPIMEEGIKDGSIHTKYPAELGEVLLLLGNVWINPMTMDSTPEETLRKCLCFKEILEALGLDIVDEKTINRLQELTEIYNEYK, from the coding sequence ATGGCACGGAATAAATATCCGGAGGAGACAGTGAATCTGATTCTGGAAACTGCAGGCAGACTTTTTGTGGAAAAGGGGTATGAGCGGACTTCTATCCAGGATATCGTGGATCATCTGGGAGGACTCAGCAAAGGCGCTATTTATCACCACTTTAAGTCAAAAGAGGAAATCCTCTCTGCTGTGACAGACCGCATGACGGAAGGGTCGGAAGTTCTGCTGCGCCGGATAAGAGACGATAAGACGCTTACAGGAAAAGAAAAACTAAAAAAATTGTTTTTTGAATCCCTCAACCGTCCGGAGCAGAAAGATATGTTTCGTTCCGCCCCCCGACTTGGAGATAATCCGCAGCTATTGTCCATGGTAATGCGGGAAACCATTGATATCACGGCTCCCCAATATCTGACCCCCATCATGGAAGAGGGGATAAAGGACGGCAGCATCCATACAAAATATCCGGCAGAGTTAGGGGAAGTATTGCTTCTGCTTGGGAATGTATGGATCAATCCAATGACTATGGATTCCACCCCTGAGGAGACACTCAGGAAATGCCTCTGTTTTAAGGAGATTTTGGAGGCCCTTGGTCTTGACATTGTGGATGAGAAAACTATCAACAGACTGCAGGAACTGACAGAGATTTATAATGAATATAAATAA